The following are encoded together in the Streptomyces asoensis genome:
- a CDS encoding D-alanyl-D-alanine carboxypeptidase family protein: protein MITAIKGIRVRRAAAVAVTAGAVLATGALTAAPAQAVTVPTIAAKTGFVMNNANGAALYNKGMDTKLSTGSTTKIMTANVVLSQANLNLDTKVTIQKAYSDYIVAKGASSARLIVGDKVTVRQLLYGLMLPSGCDAAYALADKFGTGSTRAARVSNFIAKMNSKAKALGMTRTHFDSFDGIGNGSNYSTAKDLTKLASNSLKSANFRAVVKTKSYTAKTITKTGSTRTMAAWVNTNTLLSSYSGTIGVKTGSGPEAKYCLVFAATRNGKTVVGTVLASTNATVRAADATKLLNFGFAKLG from the coding sequence TTGATAACCGCCATCAAGGGCATCCGAGTCCGCAGGGCCGCAGCCGTTGCCGTCACCGCCGGCGCCGTGCTCGCGACCGGGGCCCTCACCGCGGCACCCGCGCAAGCGGTCACGGTGCCCACGATCGCCGCCAAGACCGGCTTCGTGATGAACAACGCGAACGGTGCGGCGCTTTACAACAAGGGTATGGACACCAAGCTGTCCACCGGCTCCACCACGAAGATCATGACGGCGAACGTCGTGCTGTCGCAGGCGAACCTGAACCTGGACACCAAGGTCACCATCCAGAAGGCCTACAGCGACTACATCGTCGCCAAGGGCGCGTCCTCGGCCCGGCTCATCGTCGGTGACAAGGTGACCGTCCGTCAGCTGCTCTACGGGCTGATGCTCCCGTCCGGCTGCGACGCCGCGTACGCCCTCGCCGACAAGTTCGGCACGGGCTCCACGCGGGCCGCGCGCGTGTCGAACTTCATCGCCAAGATGAACAGCAAGGCGAAGGCGCTCGGCATGACGCGGACGCACTTCGACTCGTTCGACGGGATCGGCAACGGTTCGAACTACTCGACCGCCAAGGACCTGACGAAGCTCGCCAGCAACTCTCTGAAGAGCGCCAACTTCCGCGCGGTCGTCAAGACCAAGTCCTACACCGCGAAGACGATCACCAAGACCGGCTCCACCCGCACCATGGCGGCCTGGGTGAACACCAACACGCTGCTGAGCAGCTACAGCGGCACCATCGGCGTGAAGACGGGCTCCGGCCCGGAGGCGAAGTACTGCCTCGTCTTCGCCGCCACCCGTAACGGCAAGACCGTCGTGGGCACGGTCCTGGCCTCCACCAACGCGACGGTGCGCGCCGCCGACGCGACGAAGCTGCTGAACTTCGGCTTCGCCAAGCTGGGCTGA
- a CDS encoding maleylpyruvate isomerase family mycothiol-dependent enzyme, whose protein sequence is MSLHPTLQPYADAWTHSIEAISELVLPLVEADWNRRTPCPGWSVRDIVSHVIGLDCEMYGDPRPIHTLPRDLYHVTNDIQRYMEMQVDVRRHHTAPEMTSELEYTVIRRNRQLRNESRQPTAVVRGPLGTELTLEESMRRHAFNVWVHEQDLRAALGRPGNLDSPGAHIARDALLAELPAVVAEKADAPRSSAVVFDVHGPVEFLRTIRVDIQGRGTLETAPALGPAAAFTLDWETFVRLACGRVSAEAVSDRVKAEGEPELTAAILRNFAVTK, encoded by the coding sequence GTGAGTCTGCATCCCACCCTCCAGCCCTACGCCGACGCCTGGACCCACTCCATCGAAGCGATATCCGAACTGGTACTGCCGCTGGTGGAGGCGGACTGGAACCGCCGGACGCCGTGCCCGGGCTGGTCGGTGCGCGACATCGTGTCGCACGTCATCGGGCTGGACTGCGAGATGTACGGCGATCCGCGCCCCATCCACACCCTGCCGCGTGACCTGTACCACGTCACCAACGACATCCAGCGCTACATGGAGATGCAGGTCGACGTCCGCCGGCACCACACCGCCCCGGAGATGACGTCCGAGCTCGAGTACACGGTCATCCGCCGCAACCGCCAGCTGCGCAACGAGTCGCGCCAGCCGACCGCGGTGGTGCGCGGCCCGCTCGGCACCGAGCTCACACTGGAGGAGTCCATGCGCCGGCACGCGTTCAACGTGTGGGTGCACGAGCAGGACCTGCGTGCCGCCCTCGGCCGTCCCGGCAACCTCGACTCCCCCGGCGCGCACATCGCCCGTGACGCGCTGCTCGCCGAACTCCCGGCGGTCGTCGCCGAGAAGGCCGACGCGCCGCGCAGCTCCGCGGTCGTCTTCGACGTGCACGGACCGGTCGAGTTCCTGCGCACCATCCGCGTCGACATCCAGGGCCGCGGCACCCTGGAGACGGCGCCCGCGCTCGGCCCGGCCGCCGCGTTCACCCTCGACTGGGAGACGTTCGTCCGGCTGGCCTGCGGCCGGGTGTCGGCGGAAGCGGTCTCCGACCGGGTGAAGGCCGAGGGGGAACCGGAGTTGACGGCGGCGATCCTGCGGAACTTCGCGGTCACGAAGTAG
- a CDS encoding carbon-nitrogen family hydrolase, with product MRASLIQIAVEEGESVESRRARVAALVREQAGAADLVVLPELWTTGAFAYERFGSEAEPLEGPTHEVMAKAASDAGVWLHAGSIPERVPSDGSGPGEGTLYNTSLVFSPDGERVAAYRKIHRFGFDQGEAVLMGAGEELVTVRLPETTVGVATCYDLRFPELFRGLVDAGAETLVLSAGWPERRREHWTLLARARAVENQAFVLACGTAGTHAGVPQAGHSIVVDPWGEVLAEAGAGEEALRVEFDPSRVATTREQFPALKDRVLGLRTPERRS from the coding sequence GTGCGCGCCTCGCTCATCCAGATCGCAGTAGAAGAGGGCGAATCGGTCGAATCGCGGCGGGCCCGCGTGGCCGCGCTGGTGAGGGAGCAGGCCGGTGCGGCCGACCTCGTGGTGCTGCCCGAGCTGTGGACGACCGGCGCCTTCGCCTACGAGCGGTTCGGCAGCGAGGCCGAGCCCCTCGAAGGGCCGACGCACGAGGTGATGGCGAAGGCCGCGAGCGACGCGGGCGTCTGGCTGCACGCGGGCTCGATCCCGGAGCGGGTGCCGTCGGACGGCTCCGGGCCTGGCGAGGGCACCCTCTACAACACGTCGCTCGTCTTCTCCCCCGACGGCGAGCGGGTGGCCGCCTACCGCAAGATCCACCGCTTCGGCTTCGACCAGGGCGAGGCCGTGCTGATGGGCGCGGGAGAGGAACTGGTGACCGTCCGGCTGCCGGAGACGACCGTCGGGGTCGCCACCTGCTACGACCTGCGCTTCCCCGAGCTGTTCCGCGGGCTCGTGGACGCCGGCGCCGAGACGCTGGTCCTCTCCGCGGGCTGGCCGGAGCGGCGGCGGGAGCACTGGACGCTGCTGGCGCGGGCGCGGGCGGTCGAGAACCAGGCGTTCGTGCTCGCGTGCGGAACGGCCGGGACCCATGCCGGGGTTCCCCAGGCGGGTCACTCGATCGTGGTCGATCCCTGGGGCGAGGTGCTGGCCGAGGCGGGGGCCGGCGAGGAGGCCCTGAGGGTCGAGTTCGATCCGTCCCGCGTCGCCACGACACGGGAACAGTTCCCGGCCCTCAAGGACCGCGTCCTCGGACTGCGCACCCCGGAACGCCGGTCGTAG
- a CDS encoding LURP-one-related/scramblase family protein produces MRFLVRDRILGIGDDYWIEDDHGNKVFLVDGKAMRLRDTFELKDAHGRVLIDIHQKMLALRDTMVIERDGEPLATIRRKRLSLLRNHYRVALADGRTELDVSGKILDREFAVEYDGELLAVVSRRWLHLRETYGVDVVREDADPALLIAVAVCVIHLADKERED; encoded by the coding sequence ATGAGATTCCTCGTACGCGACCGGATCCTCGGCATCGGTGACGACTACTGGATCGAGGACGACCACGGCAACAAGGTCTTCCTCGTCGACGGCAAGGCGATGCGGCTGCGGGACACCTTCGAGCTGAAGGACGCCCACGGGCGGGTCCTGATCGACATCCACCAGAAGATGCTCGCCCTGCGGGACACGATGGTGATCGAGCGGGACGGCGAGCCGCTGGCCACCATCCGGCGCAAGCGGCTGTCGCTGCTGCGCAACCACTACCGGGTGGCCCTCGCCGACGGCCGCACCGAACTCGACGTCAGCGGCAAGATCCTCGACCGGGAGTTCGCGGTCGAGTACGACGGTGAGCTGCTCGCCGTCGTCTCCCGCAGATGGCTGCACCTGCGGGAGACCTACGGCGTCGACGTCGTCCGCGAGGACGCGGATCCGGCGCTGCTCATCGCGGTGGCGGTGTGCGTCATCCACCTCGCCGACAAGGAGCGGGAGGACTAG
- a CDS encoding DUF6458 family protein, protein MGLGGCILLIAVGAILTFATDWHMQGVNLDLVGVILMIVGLIGVTTFSSIARRRRVMVPPASTTVVETERHQRDGYSGGYGV, encoded by the coding sequence ATGGGCCTCGGCGGGTGCATACTCCTCATCGCCGTGGGAGCCATCCTCACGTTCGCGACGGACTGGCACATGCAGGGCGTCAACCTCGACCTGGTCGGCGTCATCCTGATGATCGTCGGCCTGATCGGCGTGACGACCTTCAGCAGCATCGCCCGGCGCCGCCGCGTGATGGTGCCTCCGGCCTCGACCACGGTGGTCGAGACCGAGCGGCACCAGCGCGACGGTTACAGCGGCGGCTACGGCGTCTGA
- a CDS encoding M18 family aminopeptidase: MSAPSRFDRGHTDDLMTFLTASPSPYHAVANAAERLEKAGFRQVSETDAWDAESSPVSAAGTGGRYVLRGGAIVAWYVPEGAAPHTPFRIIGAHTDSPNLRVKPQPDTGAHGWRQVAVEIYGGPLLNSWLDRDLGLAGRLSLRDGSTRLVDVGRPLLRVPQLAIHLDRAVNTDGLKLDKQRHLQPVWGLGGDVRDGDLIAFLEEEAGLAAGQVTGWDLMAHSVEPAAYLGRDEELVAGPRMDNLLSVHAGTAALTAVATGGESLPYIPVLAAFDHEENGSQSDTGADGPLLGSVLERSVFARGGTYEDRARAFAGTVCLSSDTGHAVHPNYAERHDPTHHPRVNGGPILKVNVNNRYATDGSGRAVFAAACEKAGVPFQNFVSNNSMPCGTTIGPITAARHGIRTVDIGVAILSMHSARELCGDADPYLLANALVAFLEG, translated from the coding sequence ATGAGCGCACCCTCCCGCTTCGACCGCGGCCACACCGACGACCTCATGACGTTCCTGACGGCGAGCCCGTCGCCGTACCACGCCGTGGCGAACGCGGCCGAGCGCCTGGAGAAGGCCGGGTTCCGCCAGGTCTCGGAGACGGACGCCTGGGACGCGGAGTCCTCGCCGGTCTCCGCCGCGGGGACCGGCGGCCGGTACGTGCTGCGCGGGGGCGCGATCGTGGCGTGGTACGTGCCCGAGGGTGCCGCGCCGCACACGCCGTTCCGGATCATCGGCGCGCACACCGACTCGCCGAACCTGCGCGTCAAGCCGCAGCCGGACACCGGGGCGCACGGCTGGCGCCAGGTCGCCGTGGAGATCTACGGCGGTCCGCTGCTCAACTCCTGGCTCGACCGTGACCTGGGCCTGGCGGGACGGCTGTCCCTGCGGGACGGTTCGACCCGGCTGGTCGACGTCGGCCGCCCGCTGCTGCGCGTCCCCCAGCTCGCCATCCACCTGGACCGGGCCGTCAACACCGACGGGCTCAAGCTCGACAAGCAGCGCCATCTCCAGCCCGTCTGGGGTCTGGGCGGCGATGTGCGCGACGGCGACCTGATCGCCTTCCTGGAGGAGGAGGCCGGGCTCGCCGCGGGCCAGGTCACCGGCTGGGACCTGATGGCGCACTCCGTGGAGCCCGCCGCCTACCTGGGCCGCGACGAGGAGCTGGTGGCCGGCCCGCGGATGGACAACCTGCTGTCCGTGCACGCCGGTACGGCGGCCCTGACGGCCGTGGCGACGGGCGGCGAGAGCCTGCCGTACATCCCGGTGCTGGCCGCCTTCGACCACGAGGAGAACGGCTCGCAGTCCGACACGGGCGCGGACGGACCGCTGCTGGGCAGCGTGCTGGAGCGTTCGGTGTTCGCGCGCGGAGGGACGTACGAGGACCGGGCGAGAGCCTTCGCGGGGACCGTCTGTCTGTCCTCCGACACCGGTCACGCCGTCCACCCCAACTACGCGGAGCGGCACGACCCGACGCACCACCCCCGGGTCAACGGCGGACCGATCCTCAAGGTCAACGTCAACAACCGCTACGCGACGGACGGTTCGGGCCGGGCCGTGTTCGCCGCCGCCTGCGAGAAGGCGGGCGTGCCGTTCCAGAACTTCGTCTCCAACAACTCCATGCCGTGCGGCACGACCATCGGGCCGATCACCGCGGCCCGGCACGGCATCCGCACCGTCGACATCGGCGTGGCGATCCTGTCGATGCACAGCGCGCGGGAGTTGTGCGGCGACGCCGACCCGTACCTGCTGGCCAACGCGCTGGTGGCGTTCCTGGAGGGCTAG
- a CDS encoding acyl-CoA dehydrogenase has protein sequence MGHYKSNLRDIEFNLFEVLGRDKLYGTGPFGEMDTETAKSVLEELTRLAETDLAESFTDADRNPPVFDPETNTAPVPPAFKKSYQAFMDSEYWRLGLPEEIGGTTAPPSLIWAYAELVLGANPAVWMYSSGPAFAGILFDEGNDVQKKIAQIAVDRQWGSTMVLTEPDAGSDVGAGRTKAVQQEDGSWHIEGVKRFITSGEHDMSENILHYVLARPEGAGPGTKGLSLFLVPKYEFDFETGELGERNGVYATNVEHKMGLKASNTCEMTFGDRHPARGWLIGDKHDGIRQMFRIIEFARMMVGTKAISTLSTGYLNALEYAKERVQGSDLAQFGDKAAPKVTITHHPDVRRSLITQKAYAEGMRALVLYTASVQDSIAVKEANGEDAKAEHALNDLLLPIVKGYGSEKGYEQLAQSLQTFGGSGFLQEYPIEQYIRDAKIDTLYEGTTAIQGQDFFFRKIVRNQGAALNTLAEDIKKFLALGTGGEELAVAREHLAKAAVELEAIVGLMLTDLAATEQDVKNIYKVGLNTTRLLLASGDVVVGYLLLKGAAIAAEKLESAATKALSAKDVAFYTGKIAAAKFFAADVLPGVTLARKVAAGVELDLMELDEAAF, from the coding sequence ATGGGGCACTACAAGTCGAATCTCCGCGACATCGAGTTCAACCTCTTCGAGGTGCTCGGACGCGACAAGCTGTACGGCACGGGCCCGTTCGGTGAGATGGACACCGAGACGGCGAAGAGCGTCCTCGAGGAGCTGACCCGTCTCGCGGAGACCGACCTGGCGGAGTCCTTCACCGACGCCGACCGCAACCCGCCGGTCTTCGACCCCGAGACCAACACCGCTCCCGTACCCCCGGCGTTCAAGAAGAGCTACCAGGCCTTCATGGACTCGGAGTACTGGCGGCTGGGCCTGCCCGAGGAGATCGGCGGCACCACCGCCCCGCCGTCCCTGATCTGGGCGTACGCCGAGCTCGTCCTGGGCGCGAACCCGGCCGTGTGGATGTACTCCTCCGGCCCCGCCTTCGCCGGCATCCTCTTCGACGAGGGCAACGACGTCCAGAAGAAGATCGCGCAGATCGCCGTCGACCGCCAGTGGGGCTCCACCATGGTCCTCACCGAGCCGGACGCCGGCTCCGACGTCGGCGCCGGCCGCACCAAGGCGGTCCAGCAGGAGGACGGCTCCTGGCACATCGAGGGCGTCAAGCGCTTCATCACGTCCGGCGAGCACGACATGTCGGAGAACATCCTCCACTACGTCCTCGCCCGTCCCGAGGGCGCCGGCCCCGGCACCAAGGGCCTGTCCCTCTTCCTCGTCCCGAAGTACGAGTTCGACTTCGAGACCGGCGAACTGGGCGAGCGCAACGGCGTCTACGCCACGAACGTCGAGCACAAGATGGGCCTCAAGGCCTCCAACACCTGCGAGATGACGTTCGGCGACCGGCACCCCGCCCGGGGCTGGCTGATCGGCGACAAGCACGACGGCATCCGCCAGATGTTCCGCATCATCGAGTTCGCCCGCATGATGGTCGGCACGAAGGCGATCTCCACCCTGTCGACCGGCTACCTCAACGCGCTGGAGTACGCCAAGGAGCGCGTCCAGGGCTCCGACCTCGCGCAGTTCGGCGACAAGGCCGCGCCGAAGGTCACCATCACCCACCACCCCGACGTGCGCCGCTCGCTCATCACGCAGAAGGCGTACGCGGAGGGCATGCGCGCCCTCGTCCTCTACACGGCGTCCGTCCAGGACTCGATCGCCGTCAAGGAGGCGAACGGCGAGGACGCCAAGGCGGAGCACGCCCTCAACGACCTGCTCCTGCCGATCGTCAAGGGCTACGGCTCCGAGAAGGGCTACGAGCAGCTCGCCCAGTCGCTCCAGACGTTCGGCGGCTCCGGGTTCCTCCAGGAGTACCCGATCGAGCAGTACATCCGCGACGCCAAGATCGACACCCTGTACGAGGGCACCACGGCCATCCAGGGCCAGGACTTCTTCTTCCGGAAGATCGTCCGCAACCAGGGCGCGGCCCTGAACACCCTCGCCGAGGACATCAAGAAGTTCCTCGCGCTGGGCACCGGCGGCGAGGAACTGGCCGTCGCCCGCGAGCACCTGGCCAAGGCGGCCGTCGAGCTGGAGGCCATCGTCGGCCTGATGCTGACCGACCTCGCGGCCACCGAGCAGGACGTCAAGAACATCTACAAGGTGGGCCTGAACACCACCCGCCTGCTGCTGGCCTCGGGTGACGTGGTCGTCGGCTACCTGCTCCTCAAGGGCGCGGCGATCGCCGCCGAGAAGCTGGAGTCGGCCGCCACGAAGGCGCTGTCCGCCAAGGACGTGGCGTTCTACACCGGCAAGATCGCCGCGGCGAAGTTCTTCGCGGCCGACGTCCTGCCGGGCGTCACCCTGGCCCGCAAGGTCGCCGCGGGCGTCGAGCTCGACCTCATGGAGCTCGACGAGGCCGCCTTCTAG
- a CDS encoding SseB family protein, which produces MYGYGQPMDGGAAQQQYAPPQQPMAGGHGGYGQQPPLYPEPSPPSLADAVRAFTTGQLAAEDFQQVFATSKVYCPRGDNPGFLALHNTQQPVIPMFTSLKELRRYAGKESKYFVITGSEMIDLLPTGYGFVLDMEGEHRMVFDAKAVEQMVEFAMRRMYG; this is translated from the coding sequence ATGTACGGATACGGCCAGCCCATGGACGGCGGTGCTGCGCAGCAGCAGTACGCCCCGCCGCAGCAGCCGATGGCCGGCGGCCACGGCGGGTACGGGCAGCAGCCGCCGCTCTACCCGGAGCCGTCCCCGCCGTCGCTCGCGGACGCGGTGCGGGCCTTCACCACGGGGCAGCTGGCCGCGGAGGACTTCCAGCAGGTCTTCGCGACCTCCAAGGTCTACTGCCCGCGCGGCGACAACCCCGGGTTCCTCGCGCTGCACAACACCCAGCAGCCGGTGATCCCGATGTTCACCTCGCTCAAGGAGCTGCGCCGGTACGCGGGCAAGGAGTCCAAGTACTTCGTGATCACCGGTTCCGAGATGATCGACCTGCTGCCCACCGGCTACGGCTTCGTCCTCGACATGGAGGGCGAGCACCGGATGGTCTTCGACGCGAAGGCGGTCGAGCAGATGGTCGAGTTCGCGATGCGCCGGATGTACGGCTGA
- a CDS encoding pirin family protein — MPAVTVENPLTLPRVTAAADAVARPVLTVTTAPSGFEGEGFPVRRAFAGINYRHLDPFIMMDQMGEVEYAPGEPKGTPWHPHRGFETVTYIIDGVFDHQDSQGGGGTITNGDTQWMTAGSGLLHIEAPPESLVMSGGLFHGLQLWVNLPAKDKMMAPRYQDIRGGSVQLLTSPDGGALLRVIAGELDGHAGPGITHTPITMVHATLAPGAELTLPWREDFNGLAYVMAGKGAVGAERRPIHLGQTAVFGAGSSLTVRADEKQDSHTPDLEVVLLGGRPIREPMAHYGPFVMNTRDELQQAFDDFQKGRLGTIPAVHGMTSEGI, encoded by the coding sequence ATGCCCGCAGTGACCGTCGAGAACCCGTTGACCCTGCCGCGCGTCACGGCGGCGGCCGACGCGGTCGCCCGTCCCGTGCTCACCGTCACGACCGCGCCCAGCGGCTTCGAGGGCGAGGGCTTCCCGGTCCGCCGCGCGTTCGCCGGGATCAACTACCGCCACCTCGACCCGTTCATCATGATGGACCAGATGGGCGAGGTGGAGTACGCGCCGGGAGAGCCCAAGGGCACCCCGTGGCACCCGCACCGCGGCTTCGAGACCGTCACCTACATCATCGACGGCGTCTTCGACCACCAGGACAGTCAGGGCGGTGGCGGAACCATCACCAACGGCGACACCCAGTGGATGACGGCCGGCTCGGGCCTGCTGCACATCGAGGCGCCGCCGGAGTCGCTGGTCATGTCCGGCGGTCTGTTCCACGGCCTCCAGCTGTGGGTGAACCTGCCGGCCAAGGACAAGATGATGGCGCCGCGCTACCAGGACATCCGTGGCGGCAGCGTGCAGCTCCTGACCAGCCCGGACGGCGGCGCGCTGCTGCGGGTCATCGCGGGTGAGCTGGACGGCCACGCCGGACCCGGCATCACCCACACCCCGATCACGATGGTCCACGCGACCCTCGCGCCGGGCGCGGAACTCACCCTTCCGTGGCGGGAGGACTTCAACGGTCTCGCGTACGTCATGGCGGGCAAGGGTGCCGTCGGCGCCGAGCGTCGGCCGATCCACCTGGGCCAGACGGCGGTCTTCGGCGCGGGTTCCTCGCTGACGGTCCGCGCGGACGAGAAGCAGGACTCCCACACGCCCGACCTGGAGGTCGTGCTGCTGGGCGGCCGGCCGATCCGTGAGCCGATGGCCCACTACGGGCCGTTCGTGATGAACACCAGGGACGAGCTCCAGCAGGCCTTCGACGACTTCCAGAAGGGCCGCCTGGGCACGATCCCGGCGGTCCACGGGATGACGTCCGAAGGCATCTAG
- a CDS encoding helix-turn-helix domain-containing protein: MHAVAAVLAPALARGEARYRVEDIAARTGLSHDRVHDSLRMLLKRGCVRQTGCGADGAPLYVLP; encoded by the coding sequence GTGCACGCGGTCGCCGCCGTCCTGGCCCCGGCGCTGGCCCGCGGCGAGGCCCGCTACCGCGTGGAGGACATCGCCGCGCGTACCGGCCTGTCGCACGACCGTGTGCACGACAGCCTGCGGATGCTGCTCAAGCGGGGATGCGTGCGGCAGACGGGATGTGGGGCGGACGGAGCGCCGCTCTACGTGCTGCCGTAG
- a CDS encoding Bro-N domain-containing protein — translation MYEQNNTQPPDLSAAQQDAIEISDFVYAVTGARLRRLTMPDGTHWFPAVDVCKNLGYTHVGSTLRNIADTANVDSVESVLQRHTLSIPAGREWRRDMNLVNLQGLILMVNACTKPEAQPFKIWVSEVIRRTSASTTCSGMTYAVPPAGAGCTAAGSRA, via the coding sequence ATGTACGAGCAGAACAACACACAGCCGCCGGACCTGTCGGCGGCACAGCAGGACGCGATCGAGATCAGTGACTTCGTCTACGCGGTGACCGGAGCGCGGCTGCGCAGGCTCACCATGCCGGACGGGACGCACTGGTTCCCGGCGGTCGACGTGTGCAAGAACCTGGGTTACACGCATGTCGGTTCCACTCTGCGCAACATTGCCGACACAGCCAACGTCGACAGTGTCGAGAGTGTGCTTCAGAGGCACACTCTCAGCATTCCCGCAGGTCGGGAGTGGCGACGAGACATGAATCTCGTCAATCTCCAGGGTCTGATCCTCATGGTCAACGCCTGCACCAAACCGGAAGCACAGCCCTTCAAGATCTGGGTCTCCGAGGTCATCAGGCGCACCAGCGCGTCGACGACCTGTTCGGGCATGACGTACGCGGTGCCGCCGGCGGGGGCGGGTTGCACGGCGGCCGGCTCGAGGGCGTAG
- a CDS encoding AI-2E family transporter, producing the protein MHLLPVAARRFAAWCGVILLASGVGYVGIRLCAELRTAVTPVLLALLGTALLRPFHRRLVKAGVPRSLSAGLTCVAVVAVVGGAVYIVVAALIDSGDQIVAALRSASRGVAAHFGAAGTSLDDLAGNAKELLTKFGGTAASNVISGVSVVGETIAMAVLALLLVFFFLRDSYRAVGVLRSVAPRGTGDTLEAMARRAFRAVEGFMRGTTFIAFIDAVCITVGLLVLDVPGAVGLGALVFVGAYIPYLGAFLSGAVAVLVALADRGFVIALWTLGVVLAVQVLEGHVLQPMIQSRTVQMHPAVVMITITAGASVAGILGMLLAVPLTAAGFGVLHELRARYGAPGEDAAP; encoded by the coding sequence GTGCATCTGCTTCCCGTGGCCGCGCGCCGGTTCGCCGCCTGGTGCGGCGTGATTCTGCTGGCGTCGGGCGTCGGGTACGTCGGGATCAGGCTCTGCGCGGAGTTGCGGACCGCCGTCACCCCCGTGCTGCTCGCCCTGCTCGGGACCGCGCTGCTCAGGCCGTTCCACCGGCGCCTGGTGAAGGCCGGGGTGCCCCGGTCGCTGTCGGCGGGCCTGACCTGTGTGGCGGTCGTCGCCGTGGTCGGCGGGGCCGTCTACATCGTGGTCGCGGCGCTGATCGACAGCGGCGACCAGATCGTCGCCGCGCTCAGGTCCGCCTCGCGTGGTGTCGCCGCGCACTTCGGCGCCGCCGGGACCTCGCTGGACGACCTCGCGGGCAACGCGAAGGAGCTGCTCACCAAGTTCGGCGGCACGGCCGCGTCCAATGTCATCAGCGGGGTCAGCGTCGTCGGCGAGACCATCGCGATGGCCGTGCTCGCGCTGCTGCTCGTCTTCTTCTTCCTGCGTGACTCCTACCGCGCCGTCGGCGTGCTGCGCTCCGTCGCCCCGCGCGGGACCGGCGACACCCTGGAGGCGATGGCGCGGCGGGCCTTCCGGGCCGTCGAGGGGTTCATGCGCGGGACGACCTTCATCGCCTTCATCGACGCCGTCTGCATCACCGTCGGGCTGCTCGTCCTCGACGTGCCCGGCGCGGTCGGGCTGGGCGCCCTCGTCTTCGTCGGGGCGTACATCCCCTATCTCGGGGCGTTCCTGTCCGGGGCGGTCGCCGTGCTGGTCGCTCTCGCCGACCGGGGATTCGTCATCGCGCTGTGGACGCTGGGCGTCGTGCTCGCCGTGCAGGTCCTGGAGGGGCACGTGCTCCAGCCGATGATCCAGAGCCGGACGGTGCAGATGCACCCGGCGGTGGTGATGATCACCATCACGGCGGGGGCGTCCGTGGCCGGGATCCTGGGCATGCTGCTGGCCGTTCCCCTGACGGCCGCCGGTTTCGGGGTCCTGCACGAGCTGCGGGCGCGTTACGGGGCTCCCGGCGAGGACGCGGCCCCCTAG